One Actinosynnema pretiosum DNA segment encodes these proteins:
- a CDS encoding APC family permease, whose translation MSKLATAAKRLLVGRPFRSDRLAHTLLPKRIALPVFASDAMSSVAYAPEEIFLVLSVAGLSAYAMAPWVGVVVVLVMLVVVASYRQNVHAYPSGGGDYEVATVNLGRRAGLTVASALLVDYILTVAVSISSAAANIGSAIPFVATHKVEFAVVAIVLLTAVNLRGIRESGGAFAIPTYAFMGGVLLMIGYGLVRALVLGDEMRAESADLVIRAEHDNLAGFAFVFLVLRAFSSGCAALTGVEAISNGVPAFRKPKSRNAATTLLMMGGVAVVMLMGLIALAQLTGVRMAEHPEEQIVGAPEGYEQKTMIAQIAGAVFDGFPAGFFFIAVVTALILVLAANTAFNGFPVLGSILAQDRYLPRQLHTRGDRLAFSNGIVFLAGAAIVLVVAFDAEVTKLIQLYIVGVFVSFTMSQLGMIRHWTRLLADEDDPERRARMLRSRVINAIGLAMTASVLVVVLLTKFTKGAWIAIAAMAAIYALMTAIRRHYDRVAEELRQEERQKLLPSRNHAIVLVSTLHMPTLRALAYAKATRPDVLEAVTVNVDDGDTRKLVRAWEKEGFKVPLKVVESPYREITKPVLDYVKRIRTANPRDVVTVFIPEYVVGRWWESILHNQSALRLKGRLLFEPGVMVTSVPWQLASSHRVTHRDDALAPGQVRRGLDQRDLEQRAKNRSGE comes from the coding sequence GTGTCCAAGCTCGCAACCGCGGCCAAGCGCCTGCTGGTCGGCAGGCCCTTCCGCAGCGACCGGCTCGCCCACACCCTCCTGCCCAAGCGGATCGCGCTGCCGGTGTTCGCCTCGGACGCCATGTCGTCCGTCGCGTACGCGCCGGAGGAGATCTTCCTGGTGCTGTCGGTGGCCGGCCTGTCGGCCTACGCGATGGCCCCGTGGGTGGGCGTGGTCGTGGTGCTGGTGATGCTCGTCGTGGTCGCCAGCTACCGGCAGAACGTGCACGCCTACCCCTCCGGCGGCGGCGACTACGAGGTCGCCACGGTCAACCTGGGCCGCAGGGCGGGCCTCACGGTCGCCAGCGCGCTGCTGGTGGACTACATCCTCACCGTCGCGGTCTCCATCTCCTCGGCGGCGGCCAACATCGGTTCGGCCATCCCCTTCGTGGCCACGCACAAGGTCGAGTTCGCGGTCGTCGCGATCGTCCTGCTCACCGCCGTGAACCTGCGCGGCATCCGCGAGTCCGGCGGCGCCTTCGCCATCCCGACCTACGCCTTCATGGGCGGCGTGCTGCTGATGATCGGCTACGGCCTGGTGCGCGCGCTCGTCCTCGGCGACGAGATGCGCGCCGAGTCCGCCGACCTGGTCATCCGCGCCGAGCACGACAACCTCGCAGGCTTCGCCTTCGTGTTCCTGGTCCTGCGCGCCTTCTCCTCCGGCTGCGCGGCCCTCACCGGCGTCGAGGCCATCAGCAACGGCGTGCCCGCCTTCCGCAAGCCCAAGTCCCGCAACGCCGCCACCACGCTGCTGATGATGGGCGGCGTCGCGGTCGTGATGCTGATGGGCCTGATCGCCCTTGCCCAGCTCACCGGCGTGCGGATGGCCGAGCACCCGGAGGAGCAGATCGTCGGGGCCCCCGAGGGCTACGAGCAGAAGACCATGATCGCCCAGATCGCGGGCGCGGTCTTCGACGGCTTCCCCGCGGGCTTCTTCTTCATCGCCGTCGTCACCGCCCTGATCCTGGTGCTGGCCGCGAACACCGCGTTCAACGGCTTCCCCGTGCTCGGCTCGATCCTCGCCCAGGACCGCTACCTGCCGCGCCAGCTGCACACCCGCGGCGACCGCCTCGCGTTCAGCAACGGCATCGTGTTCCTCGCGGGCGCGGCGATCGTGCTCGTGGTCGCGTTCGACGCCGAGGTCACCAAGCTCATCCAGCTCTACATCGTCGGCGTGTTCGTCTCGTTCACCATGAGCCAGCTCGGCATGATCCGGCACTGGACCCGGCTGCTGGCCGACGAGGACGACCCCGAGCGCCGCGCCCGGATGCTCCGCTCCAGGGTCATCAACGCCATCGGCCTGGCGATGACCGCGTCCGTGCTGGTCGTGGTGCTGCTGACCAAGTTCACCAAGGGCGCCTGGATCGCGATCGCCGCCATGGCCGCCATCTACGCCCTGATGACCGCCATCCGCAGGCACTACGACCGGGTCGCCGAGGAGCTGCGCCAGGAGGAGCGGCAGAAGCTGCTGCCCTCCCGCAACCACGCGATCGTCCTGGTGTCCACCCTGCACATGCCGACCCTGCGGGCGCTGGCCTACGCCAAGGCGACCCGGCCGGACGTGCTGGAGGCGGTCACCGTCAACGTGGACGACGGCGACACCCGCAAGCTGGTGCGGGCGTGGGAGAAGGAGGGCTTCAAGGTCCCGCTGAAGGTGGTCGAGTCGCCCTACCGCGAGATCACCAAGCCGGTCCTGGACTACGTCAAGCGCATCCGCACCGCGAACCCGCGCGACGTGGTCACCGTCTTCATCCCCGAGTACGTGGTCGGCCGCTGGTGGGAGTCCATCCTGCACAACCAGAGCGCGCTGCGGCTCAAGGGCAGGCTGCTCTTCGAGCCCGGCGTGATGGTCACCAGCGTGCCGTGGCAACTCGCGTCCTCCCACCGGGTGACGCACCGGGACGACGCGCTGGCTCCCGGCCAGGTCCGCAGGGGCCTAGACCAGCGCGACCTCGAACAGCGAGCGAAGAACCGGAGCGGCGAGTGA
- a CDS encoding class I SAM-dependent RNA methyltransferase → MSTTTWLKQVVEVEVGAVAHGGHCVARHEGRVVFVRHALPGELVRVLITSDNGGSFCRGDAVEVLRPSPDRVTPPCPFSGPGKCGGCDWQHASWGAQRDLKAAVVAEQLQRLAGVEREVEVEPLPGGHRDWRTRLRLAVGRDGKPGFRGHHSHDVIPVDHCVIAAPHALDDVLDRAWRPGSELAVTLDSTGKQHVTEIAPAQRRGGRRPTPGPSKLRRGSGGAVERAADRDWLVRADGFWQVHPHAADTLARVVGEWAACEPGDHAWDLYGGAGLFASVLAAQVGETGSVEVVESAANAVRDGQRALADLPQVKWHVGRVEDSVTRAPLADRSPSVVVLDPPRKGAGAAVLDAVAARRPTRVVYVACDPAALARDVALLAGHGYRLTQLRAFDAFPMTHHVECVALFTRGD, encoded by the coding sequence GTGAGCACCACAACCTGGCTGAAGCAGGTAGTCGAGGTCGAGGTCGGGGCGGTCGCCCACGGCGGCCACTGCGTGGCCCGGCACGAGGGTCGGGTGGTCTTCGTCCGGCACGCGCTGCCCGGCGAGCTCGTCCGCGTCCTGATCACCTCCGACAACGGCGGCTCGTTCTGCCGGGGCGACGCCGTCGAGGTCCTGCGGCCCAGCCCGGACCGGGTCACCCCGCCGTGCCCGTTCTCCGGACCGGGCAAGTGCGGCGGCTGCGACTGGCAGCACGCCTCCTGGGGCGCCCAGCGCGACCTCAAGGCCGCCGTCGTCGCCGAGCAGCTCCAGCGCCTCGCGGGCGTGGAGCGCGAGGTGGAGGTCGAGCCGCTGCCCGGCGGCCACCGCGACTGGCGCACCCGGCTGCGGCTGGCCGTCGGCCGCGACGGCAAGCCCGGCTTCCGCGGCCACCACAGCCACGACGTCATCCCGGTCGACCACTGCGTGATCGCCGCGCCCCACGCGCTGGACGACGTGCTCGACCGCGCCTGGCGGCCCGGCTCCGAGCTGGCCGTCACGCTCGACTCCACCGGCAAGCAGCACGTCACCGAGATCGCCCCCGCCCAGCGCAGGGGCGGCAGGCGGCCCACGCCCGGCCCGTCCAAGCTGCGCAGGGGCAGCGGCGGCGCCGTCGAGCGCGCCGCGGACCGCGACTGGCTGGTGCGCGCCGACGGCTTCTGGCAGGTCCACCCGCACGCGGCCGACACCCTCGCCCGCGTCGTCGGCGAGTGGGCCGCCTGCGAACCCGGCGACCACGCCTGGGACCTGTACGGCGGCGCTGGCCTGTTCGCGTCCGTCCTGGCCGCCCAGGTCGGCGAGACCGGCTCCGTCGAGGTGGTCGAGTCCGCCGCGAACGCCGTCCGCGACGGGCAGCGCGCCCTCGCCGACCTGCCGCAGGTGAAGTGGCACGTGGGCCGGGTGGAGGACTCCGTCACCCGCGCGCCGCTCGCCGACCGGTCACCCTCCGTCGTCGTCCTCGACCCGCCCCGCAAGGGCGCGGGCGCCGCGGTCCTCGACGCCGTCGCCGCGCGCCGTCCCACCAGGGTGGTGTACGTCGCCTGCGACCCCGCGGCCCTGGCCAGGGACGTCGCCCTGCTCGCCGGGCACGGCTACCGGTTGACCCAGCTCAGGGCGTTCGACGCGTTCCCCATGACGCACCACGTCGAGTGCGTCGCCCTGTTCACGCGCGGTGACTGA
- the dxs gene encoding 1-deoxy-D-xylulose-5-phosphate synthase, with translation MSLLESVNGPADLKRLDHDQLAALADEVRRFLIDKVSRTGGHLGPNLGVVELTIAVHRVFDSPHDSVVFDTGHQSYVHKILTGRREGFDTLRKKGGLSGYPSREESEHDVEGNSHASTALSYADGLAKAYQLTGQRDRHVVALVGDGALTGGMCWEALNNIASGTDRPVVIVVNDNGRSYSPTIGGLADHLTSLRLQPGYERALERGKSALQSAPILGKPLYAALHAAKRGIKDAISPQAMFEDLGLKYLGPVDGHDIAAVESALHRAKSFGGPVIVHTVTRKGNGFAPAENHEADQMHATGVIDPITGENLSPSKRTWTHVFADELAALGGEREDLVAITAAMRGPTGLDKFAAAFPDRCFDVGIAEQHAMTSAAGLAMGGMHPVVAIYATFLNRAFDQLLLDVALHRQGVTVVLDRAGITGPDGASHHGMWDLSILGVIPGVRVAAPRDAGTLAEELREAVAVDDAPTVIRYPKASVGADLPAVERIGSVDVLSRDGDDVLLVAVGAFGELGLAAARKLADQGIGVTVVDPRWIYPVPPELVAMAANHRLVVTVEDGGRHGGFGWSLAAALRDADVETPLRDVGVPQAFHDHAERAEVLADLGLTAQDVARRITEWVVAEQPAENQATARK, from the coding sequence GTGTCGCTGCTGGAATCCGTCAACGGACCGGCTGACCTGAAACGGCTTGACCACGACCAACTCGCCGCGCTGGCCGACGAGGTCCGCCGATTCCTGATCGACAAGGTCTCCCGCACCGGCGGGCACCTCGGCCCCAACCTCGGGGTCGTCGAGCTGACCATCGCCGTGCACCGGGTCTTCGACTCGCCGCACGACTCGGTGGTCTTCGACACCGGGCACCAGAGCTACGTGCACAAGATCCTCACCGGCAGGCGCGAGGGCTTCGACACCCTCCGCAAGAAGGGCGGCCTGTCCGGCTACCCGTCCCGCGAGGAGTCCGAGCACGACGTCGAGGGCAACAGCCACGCCTCCACCGCGCTGTCGTACGCGGACGGCTTGGCCAAGGCCTACCAGCTCACCGGCCAGCGGGACCGGCACGTCGTCGCGCTCGTCGGTGACGGCGCCCTCACCGGCGGCATGTGCTGGGAGGCGCTCAACAACATCGCCTCCGGCACCGACCGCCCGGTGGTCATCGTCGTCAACGACAACGGCCGCTCCTACTCGCCCACCATCGGCGGCCTCGCCGACCACCTCACCTCCCTGCGCCTGCAGCCCGGCTACGAGCGGGCGCTGGAGCGCGGCAAGTCCGCGCTCCAGTCGGCCCCGATCCTGGGCAAGCCCCTCTACGCCGCCCTGCACGCCGCCAAGCGCGGCATCAAGGACGCCATCAGCCCGCAGGCCATGTTCGAGGACCTCGGCCTGAAGTACCTCGGACCGGTCGACGGCCACGACATCGCCGCCGTGGAGTCCGCGCTGCACCGCGCCAAGTCGTTCGGCGGGCCGGTCATCGTGCACACCGTCACCCGCAAGGGCAACGGCTTCGCCCCGGCCGAGAACCACGAGGCCGACCAGATGCACGCCACCGGCGTCATCGACCCGATCACCGGCGAGAACCTCAGCCCGTCCAAGCGCACCTGGACGCACGTCTTCGCGGACGAGCTCGCCGCGCTCGGCGGCGAGCGCGAGGACCTCGTCGCCATCACCGCCGCGATGCGCGGCCCGACGGGGCTCGACAAGTTCGCCGCGGCCTTCCCGGACCGCTGCTTCGACGTCGGCATCGCCGAGCAGCACGCCATGACCTCGGCCGCAGGCCTGGCCATGGGCGGGATGCACCCGGTCGTCGCGATCTACGCGACGTTCCTCAACCGGGCCTTCGACCAGCTCCTGCTCGACGTGGCGCTGCACCGCCAGGGCGTCACCGTCGTGCTCGACCGCGCGGGCATCACCGGCCCGGACGGCGCGTCCCACCACGGCATGTGGGACCTGTCGATCCTCGGCGTGATCCCCGGCGTCCGGGTGGCCGCACCGCGCGACGCGGGCACCCTCGCCGAGGAGCTGCGCGAGGCCGTCGCGGTCGACGACGCCCCCACGGTCATCCGCTACCCCAAGGCCTCCGTGGGCGCGGACCTGCCCGCCGTCGAGCGGATCGGCTCGGTGGACGTGCTCAGCCGCGACGGCGACGACGTGCTGCTCGTGGCCGTCGGCGCCTTCGGCGAGCTGGGCCTGGCCGCCGCCCGCAAGCTCGCCGACCAGGGCATCGGCGTCACCGTGGTCGACCCGCGCTGGATCTACCCGGTGCCGCCCGAGCTGGTCGCCATGGCGGCGAACCACCGCCTCGTCGTCACCGTCGAGGACGGCGGGCGGCACGGCGGCTTCGGCTGGTCCCTGGCCGCCGCGCTGCGCGACGCCGACGTGGAGACCCCGCTGCGCGACGTGGGCGTGCCGCAGGCGTTCCACGACCACGCCGAGCGCGCCGAGGTCCTCGCCGACCTCGGGCTCACCGCGCAGGACGTGGCCCGCCGCATCACCGAGTGGGTCGTCGCCGAGCAGCCCGCGGAAAACCAGGCGACGGCGCGCAAGTAG
- a CDS encoding slipin family protein — protein MKVVVMPWHRAVRFRDGEHVGELGPGRRRVGRRDSLHRVDTRLQTSTPSSQEIPTADGVHVRVTPALTYAVVDASRCVLAADSPTQVLHLACQLRLRAAVAARAHDRVDPERAAIAAELHEGLRPLVDEIGVEVREVAIRDVVMPPELRRAAIAEITARAEGRAALERARGESAALRSLLNAARLAEEHPVLLQLRSPQNAQTVVVEQSGAPRRAERAKREAADQHAQPGDSPR, from the coding sequence GTGAAGGTCGTCGTCATGCCGTGGCACCGCGCCGTGCGCTTCCGCGACGGGGAGCACGTCGGCGAGCTCGGACCGGGCAGGCGCCGCGTCGGCCGCCGCGACTCGCTGCACCGGGTCGACACCCGGCTCCAGACCAGCACGCCCTCCTCCCAGGAGATCCCCACCGCCGACGGCGTCCACGTCCGCGTCACGCCCGCCCTCACCTACGCGGTGGTGGACGCGTCCCGGTGCGTGCTGGCCGCCGACTCGCCCACCCAGGTCCTCCACCTGGCCTGCCAGTTGCGCCTGCGCGCCGCCGTCGCCGCCCGCGCCCACGACCGGGTCGACCCCGAGCGCGCGGCCATCGCCGCCGAGCTGCACGAGGGCCTGCGCCCCCTGGTGGACGAGATCGGCGTCGAGGTGCGCGAGGTGGCGATCCGCGACGTCGTCATGCCGCCCGAGCTGCGCCGCGCCGCCATCGCCGAGATCACCGCCCGCGCCGAGGGCCGGGCCGCCCTGGAGCGCGCCAGGGGCGAGAGCGCCGCGCTGCGCTCCCTGCTCAACGCCGCCCGCCTCGCCGAGGAGCACCCCGTGCTGCTCCAGCTCCGCTCGCCCCAGAACGCCCAGACGGTCGTGGTGGAGCAGAGCGGCGCGCCCCGGCGGGCCGAGCGGGCCAAGCGCGAGGCCGCCGACCAGCACGCCCAGCCCGGCGACAGCCCTCGCTAA
- a CDS encoding response regulator transcription factor — protein MRILVVEDEAPLADAIARGLRREGMAVDVAYDGESGHEKSSVTRYDVVVLDRDLPGMSGDELCGEILSSGALTRVMMLTASSGVEDRVEGLSLGADDYLAKPFAFPELVARVRALARRATPATPPLLTARDVELDPARRTVRRGGQPVELTRKEFGVLEVLLAAKGSVVSSEELLERVWDENADPFTTTVRVTVMTLRKKLGEPGIIDTVVGSGYRVPTAGSAEG, from the coding sequence GTGCGCATCCTGGTAGTCGAGGACGAGGCGCCACTGGCCGACGCGATCGCGCGCGGCCTGCGGCGCGAGGGCATGGCCGTGGACGTGGCCTACGACGGGGAGAGCGGGCACGAGAAGTCCTCGGTCACCCGCTACGACGTGGTCGTGCTCGACCGCGACCTGCCCGGCATGTCCGGCGACGAGCTGTGCGGGGAGATCCTCAGCTCGGGGGCGCTCACCAGGGTCATGATGCTGACCGCCAGCTCCGGGGTCGAGGACCGCGTCGAGGGCCTGTCCCTCGGCGCGGACGACTACCTGGCCAAGCCGTTCGCGTTCCCCGAGCTGGTCGCGCGGGTCAGGGCGCTCGCCCGCCGCGCCACCCCGGCCACCCCGCCGCTGCTGACCGCCCGCGACGTCGAGCTGGACCCGGCCCGCCGCACCGTGCGGCGCGGCGGCCAGCCGGTCGAGCTGACCCGCAAGGAGTTCGGCGTCCTGGAGGTCCTGCTCGCGGCCAAGGGCTCCGTGGTCAGCAGCGAGGAGCTCCTGGAGCGGGTCTGGGACGAGAACGCCGACCCGTTCACCACGACCGTCCGGGTCACCGTCATGACCCTGCGCAAGAAGCTCGGCGAGCCTGGCATCATCGACACCGTGGTCGGCTCCGGTTACCGAGTCCCGACGGCAGGCTCCGCTGAAGGCTGA
- a CDS encoding sensor histidine kinase: MLVSRVVESSPRFPEGSTVVVDGVEVDAASLTDFLGRQAQDDVLRSGSVAFLCVVVAAALLAWTITGRVLRPVHEVTDAARRLSAESLGERLRLVGPRDEVAELADTFDEMLDRLQAAFDSQRRFVANASHELRTPLSVIRTELDVTLSDPDADAEELRRMAGVVRSAGLRAEQLVSALLLLARTDGIGLAVREPVDVSALVESAWRAVRAEAEQRGVRPVFHLAPAPAVGDPALLERIAGNLLENAVRHNAPDGWVEVRTEGGPVWTVLRVSSSGQLIAPELVEKLFEPFRRGGKDRTARTGTGLGLSIVRAAVAAHGGNVQAAAVPGGGLSVTVHLPVAPA, encoded by the coding sequence ATGCTCGTCAGCCGGGTGGTCGAGTCGTCGCCGCGCTTCCCCGAGGGCAGCACGGTCGTCGTCGACGGGGTCGAGGTCGACGCGGCTTCCCTCACGGACTTCCTCGGCAGGCAGGCCCAGGACGACGTCCTGCGCTCGGGCAGCGTGGCCTTCCTGTGCGTGGTGGTCGCCGCCGCGCTGCTGGCCTGGACGATCACCGGGCGGGTGCTGCGACCGGTGCACGAGGTCACCGACGCCGCCCGCAGGCTCTCCGCCGAGTCGCTGGGGGAGCGGCTGCGCCTGGTCGGCCCGCGCGACGAGGTCGCGGAGCTGGCCGACACCTTCGACGAGATGCTCGACCGGCTGCAGGCCGCGTTCGACTCGCAGCGGCGGTTCGTCGCCAACGCCTCCCACGAGCTGCGCACCCCCCTGTCGGTGATCCGCACCGAGCTGGACGTGACGCTGTCCGACCCCGACGCGGACGCGGAGGAGCTGCGGCGGATGGCCGGGGTGGTGCGCTCGGCGGGGTTGCGGGCCGAGCAGCTGGTGAGCGCGCTGCTGCTGCTCGCGCGCACGGACGGCATCGGGCTGGCGGTGCGGGAGCCGGTGGACGTGTCCGCGCTCGTGGAGTCGGCCTGGCGCGCGGTGCGGGCCGAGGCCGAGCAGCGCGGGGTGCGCCCGGTGTTCCACCTCGCCCCGGCGCCCGCGGTCGGCGACCCGGCGCTGCTGGAGCGCATCGCGGGGAACCTGCTGGAGAACGCGGTGCGGCACAACGCGCCGGACGGGTGGGTCGAGGTGCGCACCGAGGGCGGCCCGGTGTGGACGGTGCTGCGGGTGTCGTCGTCCGGTCAGCTCATCGCGCCGGAGCTGGTGGAGAAGCTGTTCGAGCCGTTCCGGCGCGGTGGCAAGGACCGGACGGCGCGCACGGGGACGGGTCTCGGCCTGTCGATCGTGCGGGCCGCGGTGGCCGCCCACGGGGGGAACGTGCAGGCAGCGGCGGTGCCGGGGGGTGGCCTGTCGGTCACCGTGCACCTGCCGGTCGCCCCCGCGTGA
- a CDS encoding LURP-one-related/scramblase family protein, producing MHPQPPALLHMHQKITMMVNRYEIFADDGQGQPGRLIAFVEQKRLAFKERVTIYTDSTKQSVLAEFKARKVIDLGSAYDVVVAGGQSIGLFRKDFRKSLVNSTWHFEQHGAAPAVGKERSQGLAVLRRVWGFIPFINNLPFFMRYHFDFTRENGAPVFSVDKKTWLRDHYLITINDPAADHRMVIAQAVAVDALQSR from the coding sequence ATGCACCCCCAGCCCCCGGCCCTGCTGCACATGCACCAGAAGATCACCATGATGGTGAACCGGTACGAGATCTTCGCCGACGACGGCCAGGGCCAGCCGGGCCGGTTGATCGCGTTCGTCGAGCAGAAGCGCCTGGCGTTCAAGGAGCGCGTGACGATCTACACCGACAGCACCAAGCAGTCGGTGCTGGCGGAGTTCAAGGCGCGCAAGGTCATCGACCTGGGCAGCGCCTACGACGTGGTGGTCGCGGGCGGTCAGTCGATCGGGCTGTTCCGCAAGGACTTCCGCAAGTCGCTGGTGAACTCCACCTGGCACTTCGAGCAGCACGGCGCGGCCCCCGCGGTCGGCAAGGAGCGCAGCCAGGGGCTCGCCGTGCTCCGCAGGGTGTGGGGCTTCATCCCGTTCATCAACAACCTGCCGTTCTTCATGCGCTACCACTTCGACTTCACCAGGGAGAACGGCGCGCCGGTCTTCAGCGTGGACAAGAAGACCTGGCTGCGCGACCACTACCTGATCACCATCAACGACCCGGCCGCCGACCACCGCATGGTGATCGCCCAGGCGGTCGCCGTGGACGCGCTGCAGAGCCGCTGA
- a CDS encoding nucleotide pyrophosphohydrolase, whose amino-acid sequence MSESETKAGRPGDKSLADLKQALRDFAAARDWDTYHTPKNLVMALSGEVGELTDLFQWLTPEQAAAAMQDPELAWNVRDELADVVHYLVRLADKLDVDLVDAAFAKIERNERRFPTGDLRPVE is encoded by the coding sequence ATGAGCGAGAGCGAGACCAAGGCCGGGCGCCCCGGTGACAAGTCCCTGGCCGACCTGAAGCAGGCCCTGCGCGACTTCGCCGCCGCCCGCGACTGGGACACCTACCACACGCCGAAGAACCTGGTCATGGCCCTGTCCGGCGAGGTGGGGGAGCTGACCGACCTGTTCCAGTGGCTCACGCCCGAGCAGGCCGCCGCCGCGATGCAGGACCCCGAGTTGGCCTGGAACGTGCGTGACGAGCTGGCCGATGTGGTCCACTACCTGGTGCGGCTGGCCGACAAGCTCGACGTCGACCTGGTCGACGCGGCCTTCGCGAAGATCGAGCGCAACGAGCGCCGCTTCCCCACCGGTGACCTTCGCCCGGTCGAGTGA
- a CDS encoding ESX secretion-associated protein EspG, protein MRFVLSKVELELCWERLGLGELPTILSFPSHGATHDERRALHVEAWRALERRDLAGGSELSPSVAGRLQLLAAPEREVDARLRLDGGPRVRALAATRRGHGLLAVLTSDRITVTDVAHHCLADAVVALLPPHPAPRARSISLLATELDAAVERSNDSPARLERLLHEAGLGHQDARQVREVLGDVQRTGQFGASSRTGRTGRRRGPYAINFYDTARGRWQFTRKPSPDGRQWATLAPADHPRLVSAVAELLAAT, encoded by the coding sequence GTGAGATTCGTCCTCTCCAAGGTGGAGCTGGAGCTCTGCTGGGAGCGCCTCGGCCTCGGCGAGCTCCCCACCATCCTGTCCTTCCCCTCCCACGGCGCCACGCACGACGAGCGCCGCGCCCTCCACGTCGAGGCCTGGCGTGCCCTGGAGCGCCGGGACCTCGCGGGTGGCAGCGAGCTCAGCCCCTCCGTCGCGGGCAGGCTCCAGCTGCTCGCCGCGCCCGAGCGCGAGGTCGACGCCCGCCTGCGGCTCGACGGCGGCCCCCGCGTGCGGGCGCTCGCGGCCACCCGGCGCGGGCACGGGCTGCTCGCCGTCCTGACCTCCGACCGGATCACCGTCACCGACGTCGCCCACCACTGCCTCGCCGACGCGGTCGTCGCCCTGCTCCCCCCGCACCCGGCCCCGCGCGCCCGCTCGATCTCGCTGCTCGCCACCGAGCTGGACGCCGCGGTCGAGCGGTCCAACGACTCGCCCGCCCGCCTGGAGCGCCTGCTGCACGAGGCCGGGTTGGGGCACCAGGACGCCCGGCAGGTCCGCGAGGTGCTCGGGGACGTGCAGCGGACCGGCCAGTTCGGCGCCTCCAGCCGCACCGGCCGCACCGGCCGCCGCCGCGGGCCGTACGCGATCAACTTCTACGACACCGCCCGCGGTCGCTGGCAGTTCACCCGGAAGCCCTCGCCCGACGGGCGGCAGTGGGCCACGCTCGCGCCCGCGGACCACCCGCGCTTGGTCAGCGCGGTCGCGGAGCTGCTCGCCGCCACCTGA
- a CDS encoding PPE domain-containing protein, whose amino-acid sequence MTNEKHNFAAMSHKTLYELLNDRKHGVSEAVTEGWKEFDRVLGEATSELDSAIRDSGAVWIGAAGEEFRSSHVPLVQWAQEAREAGAATRRSFEEHVSCYNAARHTMPEPVQVTSTANDDICGIPGKLIHLIGGQTDQDVQERLANEAKRVAVRVMQSYGAGTANALDAVGDFVPPPAITTRVDESPAAPPPRVLTASTPPPPLPSHPLPFQSSPQPEHHSAPALTSPQGSTESASATPSAPQRASAPPITTTPSATPQQPAQSFTVLPRIGSTSSAGTTLTAAASPTSITSRLNPGLGISGTGRGSRALSGSLPLGGHTAPGGPNGAGGAGGAQGVSRPVVTTGAPPPASPQQATRLPTSATPPPSGMAALPPNGRAGEHDQHHKSASYLEELRDVWGADSIPKVSPPVIGDDRQ is encoded by the coding sequence ATGACGAACGAGAAGCACAACTTCGCTGCGATGTCGCACAAAACGCTCTACGAACTGCTGAACGACCGGAAGCACGGAGTCTCCGAGGCGGTCACCGAGGGGTGGAAAGAGTTCGACCGCGTGCTCGGCGAGGCCACATCCGAACTCGACTCCGCCATCAGGGATTCCGGGGCGGTGTGGATCGGCGCGGCGGGCGAGGAGTTCAGGTCCTCCCACGTGCCGCTCGTGCAGTGGGCGCAAGAGGCACGAGAGGCGGGGGCCGCCACCCGAAGATCGTTCGAGGAGCACGTTTCCTGCTACAACGCCGCACGGCACACCATGCCCGAACCGGTCCAGGTGACCTCCACGGCGAACGACGACATCTGCGGAATCCCCGGCAAGTTGATCCACCTCATCGGGGGTCAGACCGACCAGGACGTCCAGGAGCGGCTCGCGAACGAGGCCAAACGGGTTGCCGTGCGGGTCATGCAGAGCTACGGCGCAGGCACGGCCAACGCACTGGACGCGGTTGGCGACTTCGTCCCACCGCCCGCCATCACCACCAGGGTCGACGAGAGCCCCGCCGCCCCGCCGCCTCGTGTTCTGACCGCCAGCACTCCTCCGCCTCCATTACCCAGCCACCCACTCCCGTTCCAGTCATCACCGCAGCCCGAGCACCACAGCGCGCCAGCCCTCACCTCACCTCAGGGCTCCACGGAAAGCGCTTCAGCAACCCCCAGCGCGCCCCAGCGGGCATCCGCGCCGCCGATCACCACAACCCCCTCGGCAACACCCCAGCAGCCCGCTCAGAGCTTCACCGTCCTCCCCCGCATCGGCAGCACCTCCTCTGCGGGCACAACGCTCACCGCCGCAGCCAGCCCCACGAGCATCACCAGCCGTCTGAACCCCGGTCTCGGCATCAGCGGCACAGGCAGAGGATCCCGCGCCCTCTCCGGCTCTCTCCCCCTCGGCGGCCACACCGCCCCCGGAGGCCCAAACGGGGCAGGCGGAGCCGGTGGCGCGCAAGGCGTAAGCCGCCCGGTAGTCACCACCGGCGCACCGCCTCCCGCCTCACCGCAGCAGGCCACCCGCCTCCCCACCTCCGCCACCCCGCCCCCGTCCGGGATGGCCGCCCTCCCCCCGAACGGCAGGGCGGGTGAGCACGACCAGCACCACAAGTCCGCCTCCTACCTCGAGGAACTCCGCGACGTCTGGGGCGCCGACAGCATCCCCAAGGTCAGCCCCCCGGTGATCGGAGACGACCGCCAGTGA